The sequence below is a genomic window from Wyeomyia smithii strain HCP4-BCI-WySm-NY-G18 chromosome 1, ASM2978416v1, whole genome shotgun sequence.
ctggccttaagaaggggtttttgacgattctgagctcaatttgggatcattttctattttggccttttctggcttttaaaagaggtttttggcgattctgagctcaatttgggatcattttctattttggcattttctggcctttagaaggggtttttgacgattctgagctcaatttgggatcattttctattttggcattttttggccttaagaaggggtttttggcgattctgagcttaatttgggatcattttctattttggccttttctggtctttagaagaggtttttggcgattctgagctcaatttgggatcattttctattttggccttttctggcctttagaagaggtttttgacgattctgagctcaatttgggatcattttctattttggccttttctggccattagaagtggtttttggcgattctgagctcaatttgggatcatttcctattttggcattttctggcctttagaaggggtttttgacgattctgagcttaattttggatcgttttctattttggcattttcgggCCATTAGAaaaggtttttggcgattctgagcttaatttgggatcgttttctattttggccttttctggcctttagaaggggtttttggcgattctgagcttaatttgggatcattttctattttggccttttctggccattagaagaggtttttggcgattctgagctcaatttgggatcattttctattttggcattttctggcctttagaaggggtttttggcgattctgagcttaatttgggatcattttctattttggccttttctggcctttgaaagaggtttttggcgattctgagctcaatttgggatcatattctattttggccttttctggcctttagaaggggtttttggcgattctgagctcaatttgggatcattttctattttggccttcagaaggggtttttggcgattctgagctcaatttgggatcattttctttttttgccttttctgacctttagaaggggtttttggcgattctgagctcaatttgggatcgttttctattttggccttttctggcctttagaaggggtttttgacgattctgagcttaattttggatcgttttctattttggcattttcgggccattagaagaggtttttggcgattctgagcttaatttgggatcgttttctattttggccttttctggcctttagaaggggtttttggcgattctgagcttaatttgggatcattttctattttggccttttctggccattagaagaggtttttggcgattctgagctcaatttgggatcattttctattttggcattttctggcctttagaaggggtttttggcgattctgagcttaatttgggatcattttctattttggccttttctgacctttgaaagaggtttttggcgattctgagctcaatttggaatcattttctattttggccttttctggcctttagaagaggtttttggcgattccgagctcaatttgggatcattttctattttggccttttctggcctttagaagcacttttcggcgactctgagctcaatttgggatcatttcctattttggccttttctggcctttagaagctgtTGGGGCTGCAGTGGACTGTGACTGCGCCGGTCGGTAAACGTTGCTTGCGTTCCCAGCGGGAACCAAGCCGGATGGGAGCAGGACCCTTTCGTTCCTTCCCAGGAGGGCAAATAGATTGGCTGGACTCCTTTGATCGGCTTCGCCTCATGAAGCCGCGACGTGATTGGCCTGGACTAGCCCACTTGGCTAGCAGCAATCAAACTTACGGGTGGAGACGGAGGACAGAATGTTCGGCGGTCAGGTGCAAACACAGAACTACTGTTTACacgaatttattcatttttttcttcttcttattcttaATATCTATTCTTCGCGTTAAAGTTCTTCGCGGTGACGCAACTTTGCCCACCGATGCTACTGCTACTGCAGCTACTGTTATTGCTGCTATTGTTCTTCTTTCACTGTCTGCTTTCTACTGCTTATCGTATCGCGGttggaaaaatactaataaatgCTGCCGCATCTGTTGCTCTTTTATATCATTCCGCAGTGCTAAAGTATACAAAGGGGCGGGGCTGAATCTCACACCGCTGTTTACCTACTGCGACGCAATTAGTGGATATAAAGCGTTCGCTCGCTGCCACTCTGTCGCTTCAGTTCGAACAGGTTGGACTGAACATTCTCCCCCAGGCAAGAAGTGGAAATTGCAGAAGAAGACTCATTATCAGCTATCGGCAAAGGCGCAAGTTTGTGTATCGGCCTTTGAAACGTACCCGTTTTTGTCTGGACATCAACCACTCTTACCAAATCGTCGGCTCCAGGATAAACCTTCACAACACGTCCCAGTCTCCAGCATTGAGGGGGAAGATTATCTTCCTTTAGCACGACAATCATTCCAGGTCGAATGTTGTTCCTTTTGTTGGTCCACTTTCCACTTACTTGCAGCTCGGTGACATACTCCTTAGACCATCGCTTCCAAAAGTGTTCGCGCAACTGCTGTATGCGCTGCCAGTGCGATAGTCGATTGGTCGGAAGATGCATCAATGATGGTTCGGGAATAGCCAAAAGTGGACGGTTTATGATGAAATGTCCAGGAGTTAGCACTTCCGGTTCCGTTGGGTCGCTTGATAAGGAATACAATGGTCTCGAATTCAGTATTGCTTCAATCTGACATAACAGGGTGGAAAGTCCGAAGAGTGTCAATGAAGTAGATTGATACACTTTCTTTAGTACTGTCTTTACGCTCTTCACTCCAGCTTCCCAAAGCCCACCAAAGTGTGGCGCGTTTGGGGGTATCGTTCTCCAGTCAATCTGCTTCGCTTGACAGTACTCGAAGATCTTGTTCTGGGTGGCTTCCTCCTTGAAGAGTAGATACAGATCCCGCAAAGCTGATCTTGCACCGATGAAATTTGTTCCGTTGTCGCTGAACACTTCCTTCGGAAAGCCTCGCCGGGATACGAAGCGCTGAAATGAGGCCAGGAATGAATCTGCTGACAAATCTTCCACTGCTTCCAGATGCATGGCCTTCGTGACCATGCATACAAAGACACAGATGTAACCCTTTATTGAAGGACTTTCCGTCCAAGTTGCTTCACGTAGATTGGACCTGCAAAGTCAAGTCCAACTCTCTCAAAGGCTGGTGCAGAGGTGACACGGTATGACGGCAAATCCCCCATTTGTTGATCGATCGTAGTAGGCTTCATTCGGAAGCAAGTGACACAACCTCTCAACACCTTTCTGATGGTAGATCTTGCGTTGATCAACCAAAACTGTTGTCGTAGAAGATATTGAACGCTGCTGCATCCAGTGTGGAGATTCTCGCGATGTATATCGGCGATTAAACCACGAACGATGGGACTCTTGTCAGGTAATATCAACTGATGTTTCACTTCGAATGGTAGATCAGAATGGCTAAGTCGACCACCCACTCGCAGTAGATCATTGTGCAGAAACGGTTTCAAGTTATTTAGACGATGGTTGAACTCTCCTGACCTAATGCACTCGATCTCCTTGGAGAACTCCTGATGCTGGACAGCTCCAACGATAAAATGCAATGCCGTTCGAAGTTCTGGTAAGGTGAGGTACGCTGAAAGCAACCGGTCTTCCTTCTTCTTTCTAGTATTCGATATGAAGCGTAGCACGTATGCCAAAATCCGCTGCGTTTTCCGGAAGGAGCTATACTTTGTCAAGAGTGGGAATTCTTCGTAGTTCATCACTGGCAAAGCTGCCAGCTGGACTCTCAACTCTGGAATCTCGACATCCGTAAGAGTAATTGGTTCCTCTTCTTGGTAGTCGACGGTACGCAAAAAGTGAGGTCCATTCCACCAGAGGTCATTTTCTGCTAATTCCTTGGCAGCTTGTCCTCGTGACACACTGTCCGCTGGATTCTGGTCGGTCCGAACGTACTTCCAGACAATATGCTTGTGGGACGTAATCTCTGCAACTCTGTGGCGAACAAACACTTGAAGACTATCAAGTGGCTTTCGTAGCCATGCCAGTACAACCTGACTATCAGACCACAATATCGTAGACGTGAAGTTTATTTCTAATGCTTCTTTAACCTTACTATTTAACCTTGTTAGAAGTCGAGCGGCTAGTAACTCTTTTCTCGGAATCGTCACAGGTGTGATCGGTGCTATTTTAGACTTCGCGCTGACTAGCCTCAATGATGCTCTGCCATCAGGAAAAATCGACCTCACGTATACGCAAGCACCGTATGCCTTCTGGGAGGCATCTGCGAACCCATGAAGCTCGTAGTGGATAGCTTCGCTTGATATAACTTGGCGTGGAATCCGAATCTGCTCACAAGATGGCAGCGATGTCAAAAAGCTTTCCCATTGGTACAAAAAGCCATCGTCCAACGGATCGTCCCATTTCAGCTTACAAATCCATAGATTTTGCATCAGAATCTTCGCCACTACTACCACAGGAGAAATAAGACCAAGAGGATCGAAAATCTTGGCGATTTCGGACAGAACTTGTCGCTTTGTTGGTTCTTTGATCTTCTCTGGAGATTGCGATCGGAACAGGAATTCATCAGTAGAAGGGTTCCACATTAAACCCAATGTTTTTATAATGTCGTTGATACCGCTGTCACCAAGTGGAACGCATCGCTCTCTGTCTTCATTGGGAATAGGATCCAAAAGGCTATCATCGTTGGAAGACCACTTGTGTAGATGCATCCCACCGGATTTCAGTAGGCCTATCAGTTGGTCCCGAAGTTCACACGCTTCTCCATAATCGTCGGAACCAAACAGTGCATCATCGATGTAGAAATTCCTTTCCACGATCATCGCTGCGAGAGGAAATCTGTGTCGTTCATCGCGAGCTAATTGAAGAAGAGCCCGCGTTGCCAAGAATGGGGCCGCCGCTGTACCATATGTCACTGTTGATAACTCGAGGACTCGCAGAGGATCTTGAAGGGACTTCCGCCAGAAAATCCGCTGTAATGGAGTGAAGGCGGGGTCGATCAGCATCTGACGATACATTTTTGATACGTCTGCACTCAAAACGTATCGAAACTTTCGAAAGCGAAGAATTATGGACAGCAAATCGCTCTGCACTGTAGCACCGACCATCATCACGTCATTAAGTGATAATCCAAACACCTTGGCCGATGCGTTGAACACAACTCGACATTTGGTAGTCGTTTTTGAGGGACGTAAAACAGCATGATGAGGAAGATAAAACTTCAATATTCCAGGGGGGTCATCATGCTCCTTGATCTCGTGGCAATGCCCAAGAGTCTCGTACTCATCCAAGAAGGCGTCGTACTGGACTTTCAAATCTGGGTTACGTTGTAGCTTCGATTCCAACATGTAAAATCTCCGCAAGGCCATAGAACGAGAATCTGCCAGCTGGGGAGCGTTGTCCTTCAGCGGTAGATGGAGGATAAAACGACCACTGTCGTCTCGACGATATGTTGCAGTGAAGTGtgcttcgcactgctccttctCGCTCGAAGGAACCATCTCTGGTGAAACGCTTTCCACTTCCCAAAATTTATGCATAAGCTCTTCCATTGGATCGACGCTAACAGCGCAGGAGTTCATCGCAAGGTTTGAACAGGACCTCTCGAGCAGCTTACCACCCACTAACCATCCCAGTTGGGAGTCATGAAGGCTAGGTAGGTCGTCGTTTAGTTTAAAGCACCCTGGTTTCATTATATCATAGAACCAGTCCATGCCAATAAGCAAATCAATTTGGCTGGGTTCATGGAACGACGGATCAGCCAGTTTTAGACCTTGTGGCAGTTCCCAATTGTCCAAATTTATCTTCACCGATGGAATGCGACCGGTGATTTTCGGTGAGACCAAGCAATTCACGAGGAATGAGTAGTCATTACATCTAGAGCGGacatttatggtgcatttttgttTTATAGTTGATCTCACACTGCCAATGCCTGTTATCGGGACACTTACGTCTTCCACTTTAATCCCAAGAGTAGCGACCAATGAttgcgttacaaaactcacttgggATCCGCAGTCTAACAGGGCTTTGCACAAACGAGAGCGCTGATGTTGATCATCCACTTGAACAAGGGCGGTTAGTAAGATCACCTGACTCGCCAAATTCATCGGGTTGTTAGTGTGTACTGCCGTAACCAATGGCTGGGTCTCCGGTTTCTTATTGGACTCCGGTGCTTTACTGGAGCCAGGAATTCCAATCGCAGAATTTGGGTTAGACTGCGAATGCTTCTCTTCACTGCTCTCACTCGAAGGCCTCGTCGAGCTGGCATTACCCTCCAAGTGCAACAATGTATGATGCTTCTTGTTGCACCTAAAGCAAGACTTCTTCGATGGACAGTTCTTCACGCTGTGTCCACGCCTCAAGCAGTTAAAACAGATGTTCCTCTCTTTAACTTTGGACAGCCGTTCACTCGTGGAAAGGCTGTTAAACGACGAACACTTGAACGTAGGATGTCTTTCTCCACACATCTCACAATGTGGATCCGATGTCGAAGAGGCCGTTGCGGTGTTGGCCTTCGAAACTGCAAATTTCCCTGTTAGTTGTTTGGCTGTTCCTCGCTGGGACCGAGATTCTTCGTTTGAACCCTGACATTTCTCCAGAACTGAGACGCGGTCCTTCAAAAACTTGATGGTGTTTTCGTAGGTGGGAAGCTCGCCTCGCTTTATTGTTGATTCCCACTCTTTCTTCGTTGTCGCATCCAAAGAACGAGCGACAAGATGAACGACAATTAGCTCCGACACACCTGTGAATTGCTGGTTGAGGAACTTGAGATTCTCCACGTGACCGCTAATACTTTCGACCAGTGTTCTCAGATCGGCATAATCATCCTTCGGTATTTTCTTTGTTCCGAGTAAGCCAGCGATGTGAATGTCGATCATTCGCCTTTTATCCTCGAAACGCTCCTCTAAAAGTTTCCAGGCGTGTTCGTAGTTCCCGTCGCTAATCGTCTTCACATCGATAAGCCCCATTGCGTCACCAACGAGAGCCTTCTCAAGATGGTACAGCTTTATGCGTGGTGCTTCGTTGGTACGGTCCACGGCGTCGCGAaacatgattttaaatttttcccagTTCTCGTATCTTCCGTCAAACGTGGGAATCGCACGAGGAAGGGACTGCTGGATTACCACCGGTTGCTGATTCCCAGTGACTGGGGCCATTTGTTGGAGCTGATTCTGTGGAGGTGCTGTCAGATTCCCGAGCCAGGTTTCGAGAATAGTTGATACCTCTTCATGTAACGCTTCAAAACTCAAGTACTTTGCATCCTGCTCTTCTCGTTTGTTGATTGGAAGACTGGCCACAACTTGCTGATGTAACTGGTGATATTCGGTGTATGCGGTTTCCACCTTCTTGATATAGACCTTTACTTGAGCAGGAGTTAGTTCAGTCTGATCCGCTTCGGCTCGAGCCAAGATGTTCTTGATTCGAGTGACATTTCCTTGAGCCATTCCACGCATGTGGACCAGCGTATTCAATGCAGCTTCTGCCTATTCATTGCCCTTATTGGTTTTGGCTGGCGTATGCAACGTCGTCATTTTCACACTTCACTTTTAGTCTCTTTGATTGTTTAAATTTCACTTATGAGTTCTTTGAGTGTTTTAGCGTTGTTTCACTTTCAATCTCCGTGTTTGCCTCCGACCTCCAACATCCATCCCACACTCCGATGTAACAGTTCGCAATCGCCGGGTGACGAATCAAAAGATGAACCGAATACGCTCACGGTTGAgtatccggttcgaaggaccaaaaAATATGTTGGGGCTGCAGTGGACTGTGACTGCGCCGGTCGGTAAACGTTGCTTGCGTTCCCAGCGGGAACCAAGCCGGATGGGAGCAGGACCCTTTCGTTCCTTCCCAGGAGGGCAACTAGATTGGCCGGACTCCTTTGATCGGCTTCGCCTCATGAAGCCGCGACGTGATTGGCCTGGACTAGCCCACTTGGCTAGCAGCAATCAAACTTACGGGTGGAGACGGAGGACAGAATGTTCGGCGGTCAGGTGCAAACACAGAACTACTGTTTACacgaatttattcatttttttcttcttcttattcttaATATCTATTCTTCGCGTTAAAGTTCTTCGCGGTGACGCAACTTTGCCCACCGATGCTACTGCTACTGCAGCTACTGTTATTGCTGCTATTGTTCTCCTTTCACTGTCTGCTTTCTACTGCTTATCGTATCGCGGttggaaaaatactaataaatgCTGCCGCATCTGTTGCTCTTTTATATCATTCCGCAGTGCTAAAGTATACAAAGGGGCGGGGCTGAATCTCACACCGCTGTTTACCTACTGCGACGCAATTAGTGGATATAAAGCGTTCGCTCGCTGCCACTCTGTCGCTTCAGTTCGAACAGGTTGGACTGaacagaagcacttttcggcgattctgagcttaatttgggatcattttctattttggccttttctggcctttagaaggggtttttgacgattctgagctcaatttgggatcattttctattttggcattttctggcttttaggagaggtttttggcgattctgagctcaatttgagatcattttctattttggcattttcgggccattagaagaggtttttggcgattctgagcttaatttgggatcgttttctattttggccttttctggcctttagaaggggtttttggcgattctgagcttaatttgggatcattttctattttggccttttctggcctttagaaggggtttttgacgattctgagctcaatttgggatcattttctattttggccttttctggcctttagaaggggtttttggcgattctgagctcaatttgggatcattttctattttggccttttctggcctttagaaggggtttttggcgattctgagctcaatttgggatcattttcttttttgccttttctgacctttagaaggggtttttggcgattctgagcttaatttgggatcattttctattttggccttttctggcctttagaaggggtttttggcgattctgagctcaaattgggatcattttctattttggccttttctggcctttagaaggggtttttggcgattctgagctcaatttgggatcattttctattttggccttttctggcctttagaaggggtttttgacgattctgagttcaatttgggatcattttctattttggcactttctggcctttagaaggggtttttgacgattctgagctcaatttgggatcattttctattttggccttttctggcctttaaaagcacttttcggcgattctgagcttaatctgggatcattttctattttggccttttctggcctttagaaggggtttttggcgattctgagcttaatttgggatcattttctatttttgccttttctggcctttagaaggggtttttggcaattcggagcttaatttgggattattttctattttggccttttctggcctttagaaggggtttttggcgattctgagctcaatttgggatcattttctattttggccttttctggcctttagaaggggtttttggcgattctgagctcaatttgggatcattttctatttaggcattttctggcctttagaaggggtttttgacgattctgagctcaatttgggatcattttctattttggccttttctggcctttaaaagcacttttcggcgattctgagcttaatctgggatcattttctattttggccttttctggcctttagaaggggtttttggcgattctgagcttaatttgggatcattttctatttttgccttttctggcctttagaaggggtttttggcaattcggagcttaatttgggattattttctattttggccttttctggcctttagaaggggtttttggcgattctgagctcaatttgggatcattttctattttggccttttctggcctttagaaggggtttttggcgattctgagcttaatttgggatcattttctattttggccttttctggcctttagaagaggtttttggcggttctgagctcaatttgggatcattttctattttggccttttctggcctttagaaggggtttttgacgattctgagctcaatttgggatcattttctattttggccttttctggccattagaagaggtttttggcgattcggagcttaatttgggatcattttctattttggccttttctggccttcagaaggagtttttggcgattctgagctcaatttgggatcattttctattttggcattttctggcctttagaaggggtttttgacgattctgagcttaattttggatcattttctattttggccatttctggcttttagaagaggtttttggcgattctgagctcaatttgggatcattttctgttttggccttttctggcctttagaaggggtttttggcgattctgagctcaatttgggatcattttctattttggccttttctggccattagaagaggtttttggcaattctgagctcaatttgggatcattttctattttggccttttctagccttcggagcttaatttgggatcatattctattttggccttttctggcctttagaaggggtttttggcgattctgagcttaattagggatcgttttctattttggccttttctggcctttagaaggggtttttggcgattctgagcttaatttgggatcattttctattttggccttttctggccattagaagaggtttttggcgattctgagctcaatttgggatcattttctattttagcattttctggcctttagaaggggtttttggcgattctgagcttaatttgggatcattttctattttggccttttctgacctttgaaagaggtttttggcgattctgagctcaatttggaatcattttctattttggccttttctggcctttagaagaggtttttggcgattctgagctcaatttgggatcattttctattttggccttttctggccttcagaagcacttttcggcgattctgagctcaatttgggatcattttctattttggccttttctggcctttagaaggggtttccagcgattctgagctcaatttgggatcatttcctattttggccttttctggcctttagaagcacttttcggcgactctgagctcaatttgggatcatttcctattttggccttttctggcacttttcggcgattctgagcttaatttgggatcgttttctattttggccttttctggcctttagaaggggtttttgacgattctgagctcaatttgggatcattttctattttggcattttctggcctttagaaggggtttttggcaattcggagcttaatttgggatcattttctattttggccttttctggcctttagaaggggtttttggcgattctgagctcaatttgggatcattttctattttggccttttctggcctttagaaggggtttttgacgattctgagctcaatttgggatcattttctattttggcattttctggcttttaggagaggtttttggcgattctgagctcaatttgagatcatttgctattttggcattttcgggccattagaagaggtttttggcgattctgagcttaatttgggatcgttttctattttggccttttctggcctttagaaggggtttttggcgattctgagcttaatttgggatcattttctattttggccttttctggccgttagaaggggtttttgacgattctgagctcagtttgggatcattttctattttggccttttctggcctttagaaggggtttttggcgattctgagctcaatttgggatc
It includes:
- the LOC129717428 gene encoding uncharacterized protein LOC129717428; translated protein: MAQGNVTRIKNILARAEADQTELTPAQVKVYIKKVETAYTEYHQLHQQVVASLPINKREEQDAKYLSFEALHEEVSTILETWLGNLTAPPQNQLQQMAPVTGNQQPVVIQQSLPRAIPTFDGRYENWEKFKIMFRDAVDRTNEAPRIKLYHLEKALVGDAMGLIDVKTISDGNYEHAWKLLEERFEDKRRMIDIHIAGLLGTKKIPKDDYADLRTLVESISGHVENLKFLNQQFTGVSELIVVHLVARSLDATTKKEWESTIKRGELPTYENTIKFLKDRVSVLEKCQGSNEESRSQRGTAKQLTGKFAVSKANTATASSTSDPHCEMCGERHPTFKCSSFNSLSTSERLSKVKERNICFNCLRRGHSVKNCPSKKSCFRCNKKHHTLLHLEGNASSTRPSSESSEEKHSQSNPNSAIGIPGSSKAPESNKKPETQPLVTAVHTNNPMNLASQVILLTALVQVDDQHQRSRLCKALLDCGSQVSFVTQSLVATLGIKVEDVSVPITGIGSVRSTIKQKCTINVRSRCNDYSFLVNCLVSPKITGRIPSVKINLDNWELPQGLKLADPSFHEPSQIDLLIGMDWFYDIMKPGCFKLNDDLPSLHDSQLGWLVGGKLLERSCSNLAMNSCAVSVDPMEELMHKFWEVESVSPEMVPSSEKEQCEAHFTATYRRDDSGRFILHLPLKDNAPQLADSRSMALRRFYMLESKLQRNPDLKVQYDAFLDEYETLGHCHEIKEHDDPPGILKFYLPHHAVLRPSKTTTKCRVVFNASAKVFGLSLNDVMMVGATVQSDLLSIILRFRKFRYVLSADVSKMYRQMLIDPAFTPLQRIFWRKSLQDPLRVLELSTVTYGTAAAPFLATRALLQLARDERHRFPLAAMIVERNFYIDDALFGSDDYGEACELRDQLIGLLKSGGMHLHKWSSNDDSLLDPIPNEDRERCVPLGDSGINDIIKTLGLMWNPSTDEFLFRSQSPEKIKEPTKRQVLSEIAKIFDPLGLISPVVVVAKILMQNLWICKLKWDDPLDDGFLYQWESFLTSLPSCEQIRIPRQVISSEAIHYELHGFADASQKAYGACVYVRSIFPDGRASLRLVSAKSKIAPITPVTIPRKELLAARLLTRLNSKVKEALEINFTSTILWSDSQVVLAWLRKPLDSLQVFVRHRVAEITSHKHIVWKYVRTDQNPADSVSRGQAAKELAENDLWWNGPHFLRTVDYQEEEPITLTDVEIPELRVQLAALPVMNYEEFPLLTKYSSFRKTQRILAYVLRFISNTRKKKEDRLLSAYLTLPELRTALHFIVGAVQHQEFSKEIECIRSGEFNHRLNNLKPFLHNDLLRVGGRLSHSDLPFEVKHQLILPDKSPIVRGLIADIHRENLHTGCSSVQYLLRQQFWLINARSTIRKVLRGCVTCFRMKPTTIDQQMGDLPSYRVTSAPAFERVGLDFAGPIYVKQLGRKVLQ